The following proteins come from a genomic window of Geothrix edaphica:
- a CDS encoding AAA family ATPase, whose protein sequence is MTKTFESLIPSIEARESGWMRIRERLAHPHQVPSHPSVTISRQYGCEGYSLAQRLKVLLEEASGQSWNLFDKALVDKVASDERLSRQLLGHLGDESHAQDVLRAHFGHLTHDDAYAKLVEHLVQIATAGCAIIVGRGGAVVCQDLKNCFHFRLEGSFDFRVATLARRLEVSPAEAEKLVRTQSKLREKFIGECLHADITAPHWYDAVFNNERQKVETIAQACLRIVISGWPDQDCFKHDPLRAVVAARS, encoded by the coding sequence ATGACCAAGACCTTCGAATCGCTGATCCCGAGCATCGAGGCGCGGGAATCGGGCTGGATGCGGATCCGGGAGCGCCTCGCGCACCCCCACCAGGTGCCGTCCCATCCCTCCGTCACCATCTCCAGGCAGTACGGGTGCGAGGGCTACTCCCTGGCCCAGCGCCTGAAGGTGCTCCTGGAAGAGGCCTCGGGCCAGTCCTGGAACCTGTTCGACAAGGCCCTTGTGGACAAGGTCGCGTCCGACGAGCGCCTCTCCCGCCAGCTCCTGGGGCACCTGGGGGACGAGAGCCACGCCCAGGATGTCCTCCGGGCCCACTTCGGCCACCTCACCCACGATGACGCCTACGCCAAGCTGGTGGAGCACCTCGTCCAGATCGCCACGGCCGGTTGCGCGATCATCGTCGGCCGCGGCGGCGCCGTCGTCTGCCAGGACCTGAAGAACTGCTTCCACTTCCGCCTGGAGGGCAGCTTCGACTTCCGGGTCGCGACCCTCGCCCGCCGCCTCGAGGTGTCTCCGGCCGAGGCGGAGAAGCTGGTGCGCACCCAGTCGAAGCTCCGGGAGAAGTTCATCGGCGAGTGCCTGCACGCCGACATCACCGCCCCCCACTGGTACGACGCCGTGTTCAACAACGAGCGCCAGAAAGTGGAGACCATCGCCCAAGCCTGCCTGCGCATCGTGATCTCCGGCTGGCCCGACCAGGACTGCTTCAAGCACGATCCCCTGCGGGCGGTCGTGGCGGCCCGCAGCTGA
- a CDS encoding GGDEF domain-containing protein, whose amino-acid sequence MTRKRPASPPPPQAPVTADMPTIAGLLAGDEEPTAPSEWALVAYAGAALGRIFPLRSGASLIGRAPDVQVALLDGEVSRHHARIALTGGQVWLEDLGSTNGTLVNGERADGVVMLRAGDRLTFGGHVLKVVAMDPLERAFHETLLDLSTKDPLTGLANRTRALGEFQTRFGLSVRYRRPLSVLMCDLDHFKQINDAHGHGAGDFVLQIFGERLRATLREADVAGRIGGEEFLVILPETDLNGAQPFAERLRKAIAAAPVPLPGCDLEVTCSLGIAERVPGDLDAGHMLARADAGLYRAKMEGRNRVCVG is encoded by the coding sequence ATGACGCGCAAACGTCCTGCCTCGCCTCCCCCCCCGCAGGCACCCGTGACCGCGGACATGCCCACGATCGCGGGGCTCCTGGCGGGGGACGAGGAGCCCACCGCCCCGTCGGAGTGGGCCCTGGTGGCCTACGCGGGGGCCGCCCTGGGGCGGATCTTCCCCCTGCGCTCCGGGGCCTCGCTCATCGGCCGGGCGCCGGATGTGCAGGTGGCCCTGCTGGATGGGGAGGTGAGCCGCCACCACGCCCGGATCGCCCTGACCGGCGGTCAGGTGTGGCTGGAGGATCTCGGGTCCACCAACGGGACCCTGGTGAACGGCGAGCGGGCTGATGGCGTGGTGATGCTCCGGGCCGGGGACCGCCTGACCTTCGGCGGCCACGTGCTCAAGGTGGTGGCCATGGACCCTCTCGAACGCGCCTTCCACGAGACCCTGCTCGACCTCAGCACCAAGGATCCGCTCACGGGCCTGGCCAACCGGACCCGCGCCCTGGGGGAGTTCCAGACCCGCTTCGGCCTCAGCGTGCGCTACCGCCGGCCCCTGTCGGTGCTGATGTGCGATCTGGACCACTTCAAGCAGATCAACGACGCGCACGGCCACGGCGCCGGGGATTTCGTGCTCCAGATTTTCGGCGAGCGCCTCCGGGCCACCCTGCGCGAGGCGGATGTGGCCGGCCGCATCGGCGGCGAGGAGTTCCTGGTGATCCTCCCGGAGACGGACCTGAATGGCGCCCAGCCCTTCGCCGAGCGGCTCCGGAAGGCCATCGCCGCCGCCCCCGTGCCCCTGCCCGGGTGCGATCTGGAGGTCACGTGCAGCCTCGGCATCGCCGAGCGTGTCCCCGGGGATCTGGATGCGGGCCACATGCTCGCCCGCGCCGATGCGGGCCTCTACCGGGCCAAGATGGAGGGGCGGAACCGCGTCTGCGTGGGCTGA
- a CDS encoding DMT family transporter translates to MVLFFLIMAFAIGLAVPLQSAVNNALRASLHSGSGLAALVSFAVGTLALLGASALAGQPFASLAGLPRVPWWQWLGGFLGAFFVFGTTLLAPRIGLAAMVSLIVAGQVCSSLAFDHFGWLGLPVRGLSWVRLAGTALILAGAVLVNFGDRWLGAWQNR, encoded by the coding sequence ATGGTCCTGTTCTTCCTCATCATGGCCTTCGCCATCGGGCTGGCCGTCCCCCTCCAGTCGGCGGTCAACAACGCGCTGAGGGCCTCGCTCCACAGTGGCTCCGGGCTGGCGGCCCTGGTGTCCTTCGCCGTGGGCACCCTGGCGCTGCTGGGGGCTTCCGCCCTCGCGGGCCAGCCTTTCGCGTCCCTGGCCGGCCTGCCGCGGGTGCCCTGGTGGCAGTGGCTCGGCGGGTTCCTGGGGGCCTTCTTCGTGTTCGGGACGACCCTCCTGGCCCCCCGCATCGGCCTGGCCGCCATGGTGTCCCTCATCGTGGCGGGTCAGGTGTGCTCGTCCCTCGCCTTCGACCACTTCGGCTGGCTCGGCCTCCCGGTGCGCGGCCTGTCCTGGGTGCGCCTCGCCGGCACCGCGCTCATCCTGGCGGGCGCGGTCCTGGTGAACTTCGGCGACCGCTGGCTGGGGGCCTGGCAGAACCGTTGA
- a CDS encoding DUF4097 family beta strand repeat-containing protein: MSLIRPFAAAVAAVLLWAPLAAQTQVVQPAKAEKTTETRTVPLAAGSALKVKNINGFIHVEAWDREEVQFTGEFKPSSQDEQVKVVIESGKGSLEIRGEYPKHTGWGPYRGPSCQMTLKVPRRVAPSLESVNGEVALSGTQGAARLTTVNGGVRATELGEDLKATTVNGAITLTQVRGELVLETVNGAIKGTGLDGQGKGLKASTVNGSIHLQATGLKGRLRASTVHGGITFKAQGAEQVEVKKHSVSAVFSGGGQGIELETVNGAITLD, translated from the coding sequence ATGTCCCTCATCCGTCCCTTCGCCGCGGCTGTGGCCGCCGTCCTCCTCTGGGCCCCGCTCGCGGCGCAGACCCAGGTGGTCCAGCCCGCCAAGGCGGAAAAGACCACCGAGACCCGGACCGTGCCCCTGGCGGCCGGCTCGGCGCTCAAGGTGAAGAACATCAACGGCTTCATCCACGTGGAGGCCTGGGATCGGGAGGAGGTCCAGTTCACGGGCGAGTTCAAGCCCAGCAGCCAGGACGAGCAGGTGAAGGTGGTGATCGAATCCGGCAAGGGTAGTCTGGAAATCCGCGGCGAGTATCCCAAGCACACCGGGTGGGGCCCGTACCGGGGGCCCTCCTGCCAGATGACCCTCAAGGTGCCGCGTCGGGTGGCGCCCTCCCTGGAGAGCGTGAACGGCGAGGTGGCCCTCAGCGGTACCCAGGGCGCCGCCAGACTCACCACCGTCAACGGCGGCGTGCGCGCCACGGAGCTTGGGGAGGACTTGAAGGCCACTACGGTGAACGGCGCCATCACGCTGACGCAGGTGCGCGGGGAGCTGGTGCTTGAAACGGTGAACGGGGCCATCAAGGGCACGGGCCTGGACGGCCAGGGCAAGGGGCTCAAGGCTTCGACGGTCAACGGCTCCATCCACCTCCAGGCCACGGGCCTCAAGGGGCGCCTGCGGGCCAGCACCGTCCATGGCGGCATCACCTTCAAAGCCCAGGGCGCGGAGCAGGTGGAGGTGAAGAAGCACTCCGTCAGCGCGGTCTTCTCCGGCGGCGGCCAGGGCATCGAGCTGGAGACCGTCAACGGCGCGATCACACTGGACTGA
- the nrfH gene encoding cytochrome c nitrite reductase small subunit produces MSGKRRLILLSVLASVFAGVFLGSGAYTFVSANGTSYLSNNPEVCVNCHIMRTEYDSWRHGSHHAVAVCNDCHLPHSNVVSKLYVKASNGYHHSKAFTLLNFAEPIRIKPGNAQVLEDNCLRCHGELTSEITAHGTLGVPTDPTRKADLYGCVRCHQEVGHGPMG; encoded by the coding sequence GTGAGCGGAAAGCGTCGCCTGATCCTGTTGAGCGTCCTGGCCAGCGTCTTCGCGGGCGTGTTCCTGGGTTCCGGGGCCTACACCTTCGTGTCGGCGAACGGCACCTCGTACCTGTCGAACAACCCCGAAGTCTGCGTGAACTGCCACATCATGCGCACCGAGTACGACAGCTGGCGCCACGGCTCCCACCATGCGGTGGCCGTGTGCAACGACTGCCACCTGCCCCACAGCAATGTCGTGAGCAAGCTCTACGTGAAGGCCAGCAACGGGTACCACCACTCCAAGGCCTTCACGCTACTGAATTTCGCGGAGCCCATCCGCATCAAGCCCGGCAACGCCCAGGTCCTGGAGGACAACTGCCTCCGCTGCCACGGCGAGCTGACGAGCGAGATCACCGCCCACGGCACCCTGGGCGTGCCCACGGACCCGACGCGGAAGGCCGACCTCTACGGCTGCGTGCGCTGCCACCAGGAGGTGGGCCATGGGCCCATGGGCTGA
- a CDS encoding ammonia-forming cytochrome c nitrite reductase subunit c552 yields the protein MNDNPTPLLSRPLVRMGLIAAGAALATVLVMALYASISSRKAEAKQTSFKLVDLDEKTVDPAQWGKNFPRQFDAYLKTSEKYSTKYGGAGSEGLPKSRIKEDPRLVTIFDGYAFAIDFNQRQGHAYMLDDQRNTKRVTERKQPGSCLHCHASNTVAFRELGLKGGAPGTLDEAFSSPNAQAQLMAGFEALCKMPYADATKLVKHPVACIDCHDPKNMALRVTKPGFIRGIVALANSAEPVPHLPSIEKWRKGDKSVAYDANRDASRQELRSMVCGQCHVEYYCGPKVTLFFPWNKGLKVEQIEATYDEYKFPDGHRFFDWQHAKTGAEVLKAQHPEFEMWSQGIHARSGVSCADCHMPYVREGALKISDHQVRSPLLNISRSCQTCHRFPEEELKARVTSIQDRTKALMDRAEDAVVNLIDDIAAAKKAGVDEGKLKPIYELQRKAQWRVDFVNAENSMGFHAPQEVARILGEAIDYGRQGQVALRDLGVPKVAKK from the coding sequence ATGAACGACAACCCCACACCGCTGCTCTCCCGTCCGCTGGTCCGGATGGGCCTCATCGCCGCCGGCGCCGCCCTGGCGACGGTGCTCGTGATGGCCCTGTACGCCAGCATCTCCAGCCGCAAGGCCGAAGCGAAGCAGACCAGCTTCAAGCTGGTGGACCTCGACGAGAAGACCGTCGATCCCGCCCAGTGGGGGAAGAACTTCCCCCGCCAGTTCGACGCCTACCTGAAGACCTCGGAGAAGTACAGCACCAAGTACGGCGGCGCCGGCAGCGAGGGCCTGCCCAAGAGCCGCATCAAGGAGGATCCGCGCCTGGTGACGATCTTCGATGGCTACGCCTTCGCCATCGACTTCAACCAGCGCCAGGGCCACGCCTACATGCTGGACGACCAGCGCAACACCAAGCGCGTCACCGAGCGCAAGCAGCCGGGCTCCTGCCTCCACTGCCACGCCTCCAACACCGTGGCCTTCCGCGAGCTCGGCCTGAAGGGCGGAGCTCCGGGCACCCTCGACGAGGCCTTCAGCAGCCCCAATGCCCAGGCCCAGCTGATGGCGGGCTTCGAGGCCCTCTGCAAGATGCCCTACGCCGACGCCACCAAGCTCGTGAAGCATCCCGTCGCCTGCATCGACTGCCACGATCCCAAGAACATGGCCCTGCGTGTCACCAAGCCCGGCTTCATCCGCGGCATCGTGGCCCTGGCCAACAGCGCCGAGCCCGTGCCGCACCTGCCCTCCATCGAGAAGTGGCGCAAGGGCGACAAGTCCGTGGCCTATGATGCCAACCGCGACGCCTCCCGCCAGGAGCTGCGGTCCATGGTGTGCGGCCAGTGCCACGTGGAGTACTACTGCGGCCCCAAGGTCACGCTCTTCTTCCCCTGGAACAAGGGCCTGAAGGTCGAGCAGATCGAGGCCACCTACGACGAGTACAAGTTCCCCGACGGCCACCGCTTCTTCGACTGGCAGCACGCCAAGACCGGCGCCGAGGTCCTCAAGGCCCAGCACCCCGAGTTCGAGATGTGGAGCCAGGGCATCCACGCCCGCTCCGGCGTCTCCTGCGCCGACTGCCACATGCCCTATGTCCGCGAGGGCGCCCTCAAGATCAGCGACCACCAGGTGCGCAGCCCGCTGCTCAACATCTCGCGCTCCTGCCAGACCTGCCACCGCTTCCCCGAGGAGGAGCTGAAGGCCCGCGTCACCTCCATCCAGGACCGCACCAAGGCCCTCATGGACCGCGCCGAGGACGCCGTGGTGAACCTCATCGACGACATCGCCGCCGCCAAGAAGGCCGGCGTGGATGAAGGCAAGCTGAAGCCGATCTACGAGCTCCAGCGCAAGGCCCAGTGGCGCGTGGACTTCGTGAACGCCGAGAACTCCATGGGCTTCCACGCGCCCCAGGAGGTCGCCCGCATCCTCGGCGAGGCCATCGACTACGGCCGCCAGGGCCAGGTGGCCCTCCGCGACCTGGGCGTGCCGAAGGTGGCGAAGAAGTAG
- a CDS encoding helix-turn-helix transcriptional regulator gives MARSSFRKTPESPRPDGGSLVKPERLQAVLEAIRDAGERGITKAGLARKLGGVAMRTVDRAIVLLEEQGARFGKEREGRPAVIHFTLEKAPDWDSKITPHARLALEVALMALEGTATEMWYDQLEGLRALADSHLSSRDRNLFDALQAHVCVRGGADDQQALDTKMLSQVLMALGHPEGPRELELTYAAASTGRTGTRTVVPFTLTHDVFSGGAFLLAWDPAKQEPRHFRLARIVEAKALPKRGLIPDKRPLEQARDLQIGGWFSPAAPFQVQVRVGGSNWPQALLDAPPALPRVEVRKEKGGTVLLSFLATDLHGPTRYILQLGAEAEVLVPKALRAHLATTLKAMAARYR, from the coding sequence ATGGCCCGTTCCTCGTTCCGGAAGACTCCTGAATCACCCCGCCCCGACGGCGGCAGCCTGGTCAAGCCCGAGCGGCTCCAGGCGGTGCTGGAGGCCATCCGGGACGCGGGCGAGCGGGGCATCACCAAGGCCGGCCTGGCCCGGAAGCTGGGCGGGGTGGCCATGCGCACCGTGGACCGCGCCATCGTGCTGCTGGAGGAGCAGGGCGCCCGCTTCGGCAAGGAACGCGAGGGCCGGCCCGCCGTCATCCACTTCACCCTGGAGAAGGCGCCGGATTGGGACAGCAAGATCACGCCCCACGCCCGCCTGGCCCTGGAGGTGGCGCTCATGGCCCTGGAGGGCACGGCCACGGAGATGTGGTACGACCAGCTGGAGGGCCTGCGCGCCCTGGCGGACAGCCACCTCAGCAGCCGCGACCGGAACCTCTTCGACGCGCTCCAGGCCCACGTGTGCGTTCGGGGCGGCGCTGACGACCAGCAGGCCCTCGACACGAAGATGCTCTCCCAGGTGCTCATGGCCCTGGGCCATCCTGAGGGCCCCCGCGAGCTGGAACTGACCTACGCCGCCGCCTCCACGGGCCGCACCGGCACCCGCACGGTGGTGCCCTTCACCCTCACCCACGACGTGTTTTCCGGTGGCGCGTTCCTCCTGGCCTGGGACCCCGCCAAGCAGGAGCCCCGGCACTTCCGCCTGGCCCGCATCGTCGAGGCGAAGGCGCTCCCCAAGCGGGGCCTCATCCCCGACAAGCGCCCCCTGGAACAGGCCCGGGACCTGCAGATCGGCGGCTGGTTCAGCCCCGCGGCGCCCTTCCAGGTGCAGGTGCGGGTCGGCGGCTCCAACTGGCCCCAGGCCCTGCTGGACGCCCCCCCCGCCCTGCCCCGGGTCGAAGTCCGCAAGGAGAAGGGCGGCACCGTGCTGCTCAGCTTCCTGGCCACGGACCTCCACGGCCCGACCCGCTACATCCTCCAGCTGGGCGCCGAGGCGGAGGTGCTGGTGCCGAAGGCCCTGCGGGCCCACCTGGCGACGACGTTGAAGGCCATGGCGGCGCGCTACCGGTAG